One part of the Aurantibacillus circumpalustris genome encodes these proteins:
- a CDS encoding DUF3050 domain-containing protein, which produces MQNTRIKKLQNDIEVIKEKLASHPLYDHMSSLDDLRIFMAYHVFAVWDFMSVLKVLQQQLTYMHIPWVPEGCPDTRYLINQIVLEEESDLDNEGKRTSHFELYLNAMKQAGADTSAIDRLITNLKSGNGFPLALAESKLPDAARSFIKNTIETSISSNKIHAQAAVFTFGRREFLPIELKNLVVKLSQEDPESLSIMKYYIDLHPKKEDQLQLAIQMTVDLCGEDDEKWIVATNAITRTLDARIKLHDAILDKIKAGKSK; this is translated from the coding sequence ATGCAAAACACACGAATAAAAAAACTACAAAATGATATTGAGGTAATTAAAGAAAAATTAGCCAGTCATCCTCTTTATGATCATATGAGTTCTTTAGATGATTTAAGAATTTTTATGGCGTATCATGTTTTTGCTGTTTGGGATTTTATGTCGGTACTTAAAGTTCTGCAGCAACAACTCACCTACATGCATATTCCCTGGGTGCCTGAAGGTTGCCCGGATACACGCTACCTAATCAATCAAATTGTACTTGAAGAAGAAAGCGACCTTGATAATGAAGGAAAACGAACCAGTCATTTTGAACTTTATCTAAACGCAATGAAGCAAGCTGGGGCGGACACTTCGGCTATTGATCGGCTCATCACAAATTTAAAGTCAGGAAACGGATTTCCGTTGGCACTTGCCGAAAGTAAACTTCCCGATGCGGCAAGAAGTTTTATAAAAAACACTATTGAAACTTCTATTTCTTCTAATAAAATTCATGCACAAGCCGCAGTTTTTACTTTTGGAAGAAGAGAATTTTTACCAATAGAACTTAAAAATTTAGTCGTGAAGTTATCACAGGAAGATCCTGAGAGCTTGAGTATTATGAAATATTATATCGATCTTCACCCAAAGAAAGAAGATCAATTGCAATTAGCTATTCAAATGACAGTTGACTTGTGTGGTGAAGATGATGAAAAATGGATTGTCGCAACAAATGCAATCACAAGAACTTTAGACGCGCGAATAAAACTTCACGACGCTATATTGGATAAAATTAAGGCGGGAAAATCTAAATAA
- a CDS encoding retropepsin-like aspartic protease, protein MKRFYITILSALLVFLSGCAILKTAKLMKAGSVRETTFKTEVPFEMRYGLIVLKVTIHGKEYSFLLDTGAPNVISKKLAQQLGIKTVTSRKAGDSQGNKSSLGFTSIDSIGIGGLQFLSTGAAIADLEHSSEIACFHLDGFIGANLMRKAVWQFDYERNIITITNDRHSLIIPSNALTIKFKQALSGTPRVDLQLNGQIEGSVGIDLGSNGDFNCSEETFKTLKKKDSLNYSYTYGFGSSGLYGRGGQDTSWHAIISTIQMDSLKLFNQVVTFRKKAAKIVGTNFFRNYRLIFDWSLNELTLIPVKPYENTTEKSFLFSFILKDQQVFIGSTHYKENEGFESLKLGDQVLEMDGKNFRTCSIDNYCLLFGRRFENSDTDISLLVKRGDKELNIKVAKETVFLNH, encoded by the coding sequence ATGAAACGATTTTACATAACAATACTTAGCGCGCTACTCGTTTTTCTTTCTGGTTGCGCCATTTTAAAAACCGCGAAACTCATGAAAGCAGGTAGCGTTCGCGAAACAACATTTAAAACGGAAGTCCCATTTGAAATGCGTTACGGGCTCATTGTTCTTAAAGTTACTATTCATGGTAAGGAGTATAGTTTTCTTCTTGATACTGGCGCACCTAATGTGATTTCAAAAAAACTGGCACAACAGCTGGGAATTAAAACCGTAACAAGTAGGAAAGCAGGTGATTCGCAAGGAAACAAAAGTAGCCTCGGCTTTACGTCAATAGACAGCATTGGTATTGGCGGCTTACAATTCCTCAGCACTGGCGCAGCAATTGCCGATCTGGAACACTCCTCCGAAATTGCGTGTTTTCATCTTGACGGATTTATCGGTGCTAATCTTATGAGAAAGGCCGTGTGGCAATTTGATTACGAGCGTAACATTATTACCATTACCAACGATCGCCACTCTTTGATAATTCCTTCCAATGCCTTAACGATTAAATTTAAGCAGGCGCTTTCAGGAACACCGCGCGTGGATCTACAACTGAACGGCCAAATAGAAGGCAGTGTAGGAATAGACCTTGGCTCAAACGGTGATTTTAACTGCTCTGAAGAAACATTTAAAACACTCAAGAAAAAAGATTCTCTAAATTATTCTTACACATACGGTTTTGGTTCTTCTGGATTATACGGAAGGGGCGGACAAGATACTAGCTGGCATGCTATTATTTCCACCATTCAAATGGATAGTCTTAAACTCTTCAATCAAGTTGTAACTTTTAGAAAAAAGGCTGCAAAAATTGTAGGAACTAATTTTTTTAGAAATTACCGCCTGATCTTTGATTGGTCGTTGAATGAACTGACTTTGATTCCGGTAAAGCCATATGAAAACACCACTGAAAAGTCATTTCTTTTTTCGTTTATTCTAAAAGATCAGCAGGTTTTTATAGGCTCAACGCATTATAAAGAGAATGAAGGGTTTGAAAGTTTGAAACTTGGCGACCAGGTGCTAGAGATGGACGGAAAAAATTTTCGTACCTGTAGTATAGATAACTATTGTTTATTGTTCGGCAGACGTTTTGAAAATTCAGATACGGATATTTCTTTATTGGTAAAACGTGGTGATAAGGAGTTGAATATTAAAGTAGCAAAAGAAACAGTGTTCTTAAACCATTGA